One stretch of Schlesneria sp. DSM 10557 DNA includes these proteins:
- a CDS encoding AAA family ATPase, whose protein sequence is MSCLGCMLLDAAGADAGLALLSRGDLYSELHRHVYDVIATQRRDGCIPDLVTVCAELASRRVLRTEQEAGLFLLPMLEKVAHSANIGHYAFIVREKAVRRAATYAIRDTMRRLEDPSSSLDEVLAEAASRISTVSETVAFNAKPKFRVLTSGELDAADIRTEFLIDDILVKGQPCILAAVKKCLKTTIAVDLSLSVGSGSKFVNRFTVPRPMRVAFMSGESGEATIQETARRIARSKPWHNLSDYENNIWSSDLPRLGRPETKLDLIKFIRDNALDVLIVDPAYLCLDIGDEAGNLFKVGPKLMDLTEVMAETGCTIILIHHCKKSTNDPFAIPELENISWAGFQEWARQWILLNRRERYDPEQSGTHKLWLTVGGSAGHSGGWALDIDEGSRNDRGGRRWDVSVQPISAAIAETIENRESAKEEQTRIKAERQVEKDMQKLLEQYRKHPDGNTETFFTRAAVLTGTRARAATDRLKELGAIEVVKIRKANKQEYDGYRLSTQHRESVGTTGNIPLVPTGSTHTGNNPLRGVPSVCVWQGDESSHETSGHSFPVADPFGETTF, encoded by the coding sequence ATGTCGTGCTTAGGCTGCATGCTGCTGGATGCGGCAGGGGCTGATGCTGGCCTCGCTCTGCTGTCGAGGGGTGACCTTTACAGCGAACTCCACCGACACGTCTATGACGTCATTGCGACACAGCGGCGGGATGGGTGCATTCCTGATCTCGTGACAGTGTGTGCTGAGCTGGCCTCCCGTCGAGTGCTGCGGACGGAGCAGGAAGCGGGGCTGTTCCTGCTGCCGATGCTCGAAAAGGTGGCGCACTCCGCGAACATCGGACACTATGCGTTCATCGTCCGGGAGAAGGCGGTACGGCGAGCGGCTACATACGCGATCCGCGACACGATGCGGCGGCTGGAAGATCCCTCGTCAAGTCTCGATGAGGTTCTGGCGGAAGCGGCCAGCAGGATCTCGACTGTCTCTGAGACTGTCGCATTCAACGCGAAGCCTAAGTTCCGGGTGCTGACTTCTGGTGAACTCGACGCGGCGGATATTCGCACCGAATTCCTCATCGATGACATTCTAGTCAAAGGGCAACCCTGCATCCTCGCTGCGGTCAAGAAATGCCTCAAGACCACCATTGCCGTTGATTTGTCGCTATCAGTCGGGAGTGGTTCGAAATTCGTGAATCGCTTCACTGTCCCGCGTCCGATGCGAGTTGCGTTTATGAGCGGTGAGAGTGGTGAGGCAACGATCCAAGAGACCGCACGACGAATTGCGAGATCGAAGCCGTGGCACAATCTGTCAGACTACGAAAATAACATCTGGTCGAGTGACCTTCCGCGACTTGGTCGGCCAGAGACGAAACTGGATCTGATCAAGTTCATCCGGGACAACGCACTCGACGTTCTGATCGTCGATCCCGCTTACTTGTGCCTGGACATCGGCGACGAGGCTGGGAACCTGTTCAAGGTCGGTCCCAAGCTCATGGATCTGACCGAGGTGATGGCGGAAACAGGATGCACGATCATCCTCATCCACCATTGCAAAAAGTCGACAAATGACCCGTTCGCGATCCCAGAACTGGAAAACATCTCGTGGGCGGGATTTCAGGAGTGGGCTCGCCAGTGGATCCTGCTGAACCGTCGAGAGCGATACGACCCCGAACAGTCCGGCACTCACAAGCTGTGGCTGACCGTCGGGGGCTCGGCTGGTCACTCAGGCGGGTGGGCACTCGACATTGACGAGGGCTCGCGGAACGACCGTGGTGGCCGTCGATGGGACGTGAGCGTGCAACCGATCTCCGCAGCGATCGCAGAAACGATCGAGAACCGGGAATCGGCGAAGGAAGAACAGACACGCATCAAGGCTGAGCGGCAAGTCGAGAAGGATATGCAGAAGCTCCTGGAGCAGTATCGAAAACATCCTGACGGGAATACTGAGACGTTTTTTACCCGCGCCGCAGTCCTGACCGGAACGAGAGCACGGGCAGCGACCGACAGATTGAAGGAACTTGGAGCGATCGAGGTCGTCAAAATTCGGAAGGCCAACAAGCAGGAATACGACGGCTACCGACTCTCAACACAACACCGGGAATCAGTGGGAACCACCGGGAATATCCCACTCGTTCCCACTGGCAGCACACACACCGGGAACAACCCCTTAAGGGGGGTTCCCAGTGTGTGTGTGTGGCAGGGTGATGAATCGTCCCATGAAACTTCAGGACATTCATTCCCGGTGGCAGACCCATTCGGGGAGACCACATTTTGA
- a CDS encoding tyrosine-type recombinase/integrase: MSQQKRSPSKKKVPSYLIHKPSGQARVRINGKDHYLGPFGSVESYRAYGDLISQHAAGVPQVAPQSAAGFTVNEIVLAFLRHAQKHYVKDGRTTSEYDCFCSAVRPLVALYGETQASGPDGFTASKLRAVRDKMIDLGWSRKYINKSCGRIRQVFRFAYSHDLLGSTLAGAAVVTNLDAMEPLLKGRCQAVELPPRTAVPRDHIDAIRAKVNQRTRDMIDLCLLTGARPGELVSLTTGMIDTSGDVWTATLADHKMIHHGKTRVLAFGPKAKLILRRYLRSDGKTRLFPIRRDTFTKTIVYWCNKLGLPKFTAHWLRHNAATEIRAKEDLDSAQVLMGHSDSKTTQIYAHFTDERVIELARKHG, from the coding sequence GTGTCACAGCAGAAGCGATCTCCGTCGAAGAAAAAGGTTCCCTCGTACCTGATTCACAAGCCGAGCGGTCAAGCTCGCGTCCGGATCAACGGGAAGGATCACTACCTTGGTCCCTTCGGGTCCGTCGAAAGTTACCGGGCCTATGGCGACCTGATTTCCCAGCATGCTGCTGGCGTACCACAGGTGGCTCCCCAGTCGGCTGCGGGGTTCACGGTCAATGAGATCGTTCTGGCGTTTCTTCGCCACGCTCAAAAGCATTACGTGAAGGACGGTCGTACCACATCTGAATACGACTGCTTCTGCTCTGCGGTTCGTCCACTCGTGGCACTCTATGGTGAGACTCAGGCATCTGGTCCTGATGGTTTCACTGCCTCGAAGTTGCGGGCGGTCCGAGACAAGATGATCGATCTCGGGTGGTCCCGCAAATACATCAACAAAAGCTGCGGTCGAATCCGTCAGGTGTTTCGGTTTGCCTATTCGCACGATCTGCTCGGTTCGACGTTGGCTGGTGCGGCTGTCGTCACGAATCTTGATGCGATGGAGCCACTGCTCAAAGGCCGATGCCAAGCGGTCGAACTTCCTCCCCGAACTGCCGTCCCCCGCGACCACATCGACGCGATTCGCGCCAAGGTGAATCAGCGTACTCGAGACATGATCGATCTCTGCCTGCTCACGGGTGCGCGTCCGGGTGAACTCGTTTCCCTGACCACTGGGATGATCGACACTTCGGGCGACGTCTGGACCGCGACCCTGGCCGACCACAAGATGATTCATCACGGCAAGACTCGCGTTCTGGCTTTCGGTCCCAAGGCAAAACTGATCCTGCGGCGGTACCTGCGATCCGACGGCAAGACGAGACTCTTCCCGATTCGACGGGACACGTTCACAAAAACGATCGTCTACTGGTGCAACAAGCTGGGACTGCCGAAGTTCACTGCTCACTGGCTTCGCCACAACGCGGCCACTGAGATCCGAGCGAAAGAGGATCTCGACTCCGCACAGGTCCTGATGGGACACAGCGACTCGAAGACAACTCAGATCTACGCTCACTTCACTGACGAGCGGGTAATCGAACTCGCTCGAAAACACGGCTGA